A single Pagrus major chromosome 19, Pma_NU_1.0 DNA region contains:
- the plcd1a gene encoding 1-phosphatidylinositol 4,5-bisphosphate phosphodiesterase delta-1a isoform X2, with amino-acid sequence MALNGTAGNHGLEGDADLQFLLIGGELVKIRSSSWKKSRFFKLQEDCKTFWHESQKVFKRNQTFSIDDIDSVRKGRQSEGLNKHTDSRVEEQCFSIIFKGRKKNLDLMAASGGEAKQWVNGIEKIITNMSNLSRQQKSEHWIINCMRKADKNEDNQMTLKELKHFLRQINVEVDDTYAEEIFKKCDKSNSGALEGSEIKHFYDLLTHREEIDVIYGKYAETEGQMSATDLLNFLLNEQREQVSTEYAEQLIEKYEVDGTAKQKKRMTKDGFLMYLHQEEGSIFNPAHKHVYQDMHQPLNHYYISSSHNTYLMEDQLKGPSSIEAYIKALMKSCRCVELDCWDGANGEPVIYHGYTLTSRVLFRDVIKAIKDYAFRTSEYPVVLSLENHCSVDQQKLMAHHLIAILGEALVTKPLGDTMPANFPSPEDLKGKFLIKGKRLNKLDAAFNNNNTVEDETVSEEDEAADCKENGQKPKPKKSKIKLAKQLSDIVIYCKSVHFNGFEHAKDNQAFYEMSSFKESKAFTLADTSGTAYIHHNMDKLSRIYPAGSRTDSSNYNPVPMWNVGCQIVALNFQTPSKEMHLNQGRFLPNGVSGYILKPEFLRSLSSQFDPTTLTKGPWLQRKTFHVMVISAQQLPKINKDKHRSIVDPLVRVELYGVPADNASKETHYIDNNGFNPMWNERFQFNIQVPELAMVRFVVEDYDSTSQNDLIGQYCLPLTSVQNGYRHVPLLTKRGDVICSAGLFVHLMLIDAP; translated from the exons TCTCCATCGATGACATTGACTCAGTGCGCAAGGGCCGCCAGTCCGAGGGGCTCAATAAACACACCGACTCCAGAGTTGAAGAGCAGTGCTTCTCCATCATCTTCAAGGGCCGCAAGAAAAATCTCGACCTGATGGCGGCCAGCGGGGGGGAAGCAAAACAATGGGTCAACGGCATCGAGAAGATCATCACCAATATGAGCAATCTCAGCCGCCAGCAGAAGAGCGAGCA CTGGATCATCAACTGCATGCGAAAAGCAGACAAGAATGAGGACAACCAGATGACCCTGAAGGAGCTGAAGCACTTCCTGCGACAGATCAACGTAGAAGTGGACGACACCTACGCAGAGGAAATTTTCAAG AAATGCGACAAGTCCAATTCAGGTGCCTTGGAGGGCTCGGAGATCAAGCACTTCTACGACCTGCTGACACATCGGGAGGAGATAGATGTCATTTATGGGAAGTATGCTGAAACCGAGGGTCAGATGAGCGCCACAGATCTGCTGAACTTCCTGTTGAATGAGCAGAGGGAGCAGGTGTCCACGGAGTATGCTGAACAGCTGATTGAAAAATACGAAGTGGATGGGACAG CGAAGCAGAAGAAGCGCATGACCAAAGATGGCTTCCTGATGTACCTGCACCAGGAGGAGGGCTCCATTTTCAACCCGGCTCACAAACACGTGTATCAGGACATGCACCAGCCCCTCAACCATTACTacatctcctcctcacacaaCACATACCTGATGGAGGACCAACTCAAGGGACCCAGCAGCATAGAAGCCTACATCAA AGCACTGATGAAGAGCTGTCGCTGTGTGGAACTGGACTGTTGGGACGGGGCTAACGGCGAGCCTGTCATTTACCACGGCTACACGCTTACATCAAGAGTTCTCTTCAGAGACGTCATCAAAGCCATCAAAGACTACGCCTTCAGA ACGTCAGAGTACCCAGTGGTCCTGTCCCTGGAGAACCACTGCAGCGTGGACCAACAGAAGCTCATGGCCCATCACTTGATCGCCATCCTGGGTGAAGCTTTGGTCACAAAGCCTCTGGGCGACACAATGCCCGCTAACTTCCCGTCACCTGAG GATCTGAAAGGCAAGTTCCTCATCAAGGGGAAGAGATTGAACAAACTGGACGCTgccttcaacaacaacaacaccgtAGAGGACGAGACGGTGTCTGAGGAGGATGAGGCTGCAGACTGTAAGGAGAACggccaaaaacccaaaccaaaG aaatcaaaaatcaaacttGCCAAACAGCTCTCAGACATCGTCATCTACTGCAAGAGTGTCCATTTTAACGGCTTCGAACACGCCAAGGACAACCAGGCCTTCTATGAGATGTCGTCTTTCAAGGAGAGCAAAGCTTTCACCCTGGCCGATACTTCAG GTACCGCCTACATCCATCACAACATGGACAAACTCAGTCGAATCTACCCAGCCGGCTCCAGAACCGACTCCTCCAACTACAACCCAGTGCCCATGTGGAACGTCGGCTGCCAGATAG TGGCGTTAAACTTCCAGACTCCCTCCAAGGAGATGCACCTAAACCAGGGACGGTTTCTGCCAAACGGTGTCAGTGGCTACATCCTGAAACCGGAATTTCTGAGGAGCCTGTCCTCTCAGTTTGATCCCACCACACTAACCAAAGGGCCCTGGCTACAGAGGAAAACCTTTCATGTCATG GTGATCTCAGCTCAGCAGTTGCCTAAAATCAACAAGGACAAACACAGATCCATCGTCGACCCTCTGGTGAGAGTGGAGCTTTACGGTGTCCCGGCAGACAACGCCAGCAAGGAGACGCACTACATTGACAACAATG GATTCAACCCAATGTGGAACGAGAGATTCCAGTTTAACATCCAAGTCCCCGAGCTGGCCATGGTGCGATTTGTGGTGGAGGACTATGACTCAACATCCCAGAATGATCTCATTGGGCAGTACTGTCTACCACTCACCAGTGTGCAGAACG GATACCGCCACGTCCCGCTGCTCACCAAGAGAGGAGACGTCATCTGCTCAGCCGGACTGTTTGTGCATCTCATGCTCATCGACGCCCCGTAG